The Lewinellaceae bacterium genome has a segment encoding these proteins:
- a CDS encoding transcriptional repressor: protein MRLLVLQYLSEQKAAVSLKDLEAGLERADRSTLFRTLKTFEENKLIHRIDDGSGSVKYALCYEDCECAPEDMHYHFHCTRCDATYCLNSVSIPSIELPLNFRLQQANLVIKGICANCNH from the coding sequence ATGAGGCTTTTAGTCCTTCAGTATTTATCGGAACAAAAGGCTGCCGTTTCGCTTAAGGACCTGGAAGCCGGGCTGGAACGAGCCGACCGGTCCACTTTGTTCAGAACACTGAAAACTTTTGAAGAAAACAAACTCATCCACCGCATCGACGACGGTTCGGGTTCCGTGAAATATGCTTTATGTTATGAAGATTGTGAATGTGCCCCGGAGGATATGCACTACCATTTCCACTGTACCCGGTGCGATGCCACTTATTGTCTGAATTCCGTCAGTATTCCATCAATTGAACTGCCCCTTAATTTCCGTCTCCAGCAGGCAAACCTCGTGATCAAAGGCATTTGCGCCAATTGTAACCATTAA
- a CDS encoding GNAT family N-acetyltransferase produces the protein MQKLPFDPFPALSGENLLLREVLYADMHALWEISFYDGQPARSAEEAWEMQKRIIVDYAAGNSVHWAIVDPVTQSVVGTCGYYRGFEAESGELGCVLLPQHRQKGFMTTALGMTIQFGFDTLGLKRITALTHEENARAIRLLERLGFVKEVDRKDDLIIFSKEKGPHEAIKGSSGKTKKKRCNTETLARRP, from the coding sequence ATGCAAAAACTTCCTTTTGATCCTTTTCCAGCCCTTTCCGGTGAAAACCTGCTTTTAAGGGAAGTCCTTTATGCTGATATGCATGCCCTGTGGGAGATTTCATTTTACGACGGGCAACCGGCCCGATCCGCAGAAGAAGCCTGGGAAATGCAAAAAAGGATCATTGTCGATTATGCCGCCGGAAATTCCGTGCATTGGGCCATTGTCGATCCCGTAACCCAATCGGTGGTCGGGACATGCGGATATTACCGTGGTTTTGAAGCCGAATCGGGAGAGTTGGGATGTGTCTTGTTGCCTCAGCACCGGCAAAAGGGTTTTATGACCACGGCGCTGGGGATGACCATTCAATTCGGTTTTGATACGCTTGGGTTGAAAAGGATAACAGCCCTGACCCATGAGGAAAACGCCAGGGCCATCCGTCTGCTCGAAAGGCTTGGGTTTGTGAAAGAAGTGGACAGAAAGGATGACTTGATAATATTTTCGAAGGAAAAAGGACCGCATGAGGCTATAAAAGGAAGCTCAGGAAAGACGAAGAAAAAACGCTGCAACACAGAAACATTAGCCCGACGGCCATGA
- a CDS encoding ATP-binding cassette domain-containing protein, which translates to MRKNHINLKSETYIELDSVSKNYKKFKAVDELSLKVYKGDIYGFLGPNGAGKSTSIRMMLSLIKPTGGAIKLFGQDLAHNRYKTLSRIGALIEKPDFYKYLTARENLEILGKISEVKNLTRKIDETLDLVGLLARSESKVKTFSQGMRQRLGIAQTLLHDPDLIILDEPANGLDPQGQKEMRHLIQRINVERGLTILISSHILNEIEQLCNRMVIINKGKSVVEGNVQELLNQGEMKVSFFVNEAEKAEKLIRESILANHLNESAEGKITLSIEQERISEVNRFLVEHDIAVSAIKPLRSLEEYFINITTA; encoded by the coding sequence ATGCGGAAAAATCACATAAACTTGAAGAGCGAAACGTATATAGAACTCGACAGCGTCAGCAAAAACTACAAAAAATTTAAGGCGGTCGATGAGCTGTCGCTAAAGGTCTACAAGGGAGATATTTATGGTTTTCTGGGGCCTAATGGCGCAGGAAAAAGCACCAGCATCCGCATGATGCTCTCCCTGATTAAACCTACTGGTGGAGCCATTAAACTCTTTGGGCAGGATCTTGCCCATAATCGCTACAAGACGCTTAGCCGAATCGGGGCATTGATTGAAAAACCCGATTTTTACAAATACCTTACAGCAAGGGAAAATCTGGAGATCCTTGGAAAAATTTCCGAGGTAAAAAACCTGACTCGCAAGATCGATGAGACCCTCGACCTGGTGGGATTACTCGCCCGTTCCGAGAGCAAGGTGAAAACCTTTTCACAAGGGATGCGGCAGCGGCTGGGCATTGCCCAGACCCTCCTGCACGACCCGGATCTAATTATCCTGGATGAACCGGCCAACGGGCTCGATCCGCAGGGGCAAAAAGAAATGCGCCACCTCATCCAGCGTATCAATGTGGAACGTGGGCTTACCATTCTCATTTCAAGTCATATTCTCAATGAGATCGAGCAATTGTGCAACCGGATGGTCATCATCAATAAAGGAAAAAGCGTGGTGGAAGGTAATGTACAGGAATTACTCAACCAGGGAGAGATGAAAGTCTCCTTTTTTGTAAATGAAGCCGAAAAAGCCGAAAAACTGATCCGGGAATCAATCCTGGCCAATCACCTCAACGAATCGGCGGAAGGCAAAATTACCCTTTCCATTGAACAGGAACGCATTTCCGAAGTGAACCGTTTCCTGGTGGAACATGACATCGCCGTCTCAGCCATAAAACCATTACGCTCCCTCGAAGAGTACTTCATCAACATCACCACCGCATGA
- a CDS encoding DUF4331 domain-containing protein, whose product MKKFNLAFLKRPVWTALGLSLVLLAVSITDSFGSSHREAPHISNDPLADNTDLYAFRSPDDPNTITIIANYIPAELPYGGPNYHSFGENIRYEIHIDNDASVAGDEVTYRFTFHKTNQDPTTFFNIRLGQQNLKTTYTLEKSTDGGNSWTTIVSNGIVPPPNIGARSIEDPVVGLGTTYTDLINNSIMTASTGEKIYCGPADDPFFVDLGGIFDLGDAPRQNNGNKVRDGLSRYNVHTIAIQVNIADLQKAGKDVSQAVNILDGDFVIGIWASASRRATRTLSANGSGAVESGDWVQVSRLGMPLTNEAVIPVGMKDYWNSITPYDEITDTILDQYFYNPELALYMDDDLFGAAVPAFAGLRIQRSSLQSFDFGNGQDGLYGLKGSAAVAGTALDDAVFGTLLLPGPGMPRSVDLWPIFHTGVPNVSPYQLATGKNGNPLAAGKPFINNFLPNGGDMLRLNMATPITDRDDPAFSSLGIVQAAVLGLTDPTYASNADMEFIPNMDGFPNGRRLEDDVTRIELQAVSGVALAAIGLWYDDYQVADTTQSPVTNLLLNVLKYSTGVETNDLEFKSTFPYVAEPWRGTEVEEQGTY is encoded by the coding sequence ATGAAAAAATTTAACCTTGCTTTCTTAAAGCGACCAGTTTGGACAGCCCTGGGTTTGTCCCTGGTACTTTTAGCTGTGAGCATTACCGATTCGTTTGGATCCAGCCACCGGGAAGCACCCCATATTTCTAATGACCCATTGGCAGATAATACCGACTTATATGCTTTTCGTAGCCCGGATGATCCCAATACGATTACCATCATAGCCAATTATATTCCTGCTGAATTGCCTTATGGTGGACCTAATTATCATTCCTTTGGTGAAAATATCAGGTACGAAATTCACATTGACAATGACGCTTCCGTTGCCGGAGATGAGGTTACTTACCGGTTTACATTTCATAAAACCAACCAGGACCCCACTACCTTTTTTAATATCAGGCTGGGACAGCAAAACCTGAAAACTACCTATACTTTGGAAAAAAGTACGGACGGAGGAAATTCCTGGACCACCATCGTTTCCAATGGCATCGTGCCACCCCCGAATATCGGTGCCCGTTCGATTGAAGACCCTGTCGTGGGGTTAGGAACGACCTACACCGACCTTATCAACAATTCGATCATGACAGCTTCTACAGGAGAAAAGATTTATTGCGGTCCTGCCGATGATCCGTTTTTTGTAGACCTGGGTGGTATTTTCGATCTTGGCGATGCGCCGCGTCAGAACAATGGCAACAAAGTGCGCGACGGGCTTTCTCGTTACAACGTTCACACCATAGCCATACAGGTCAATATTGCCGATCTGCAGAAGGCCGGAAAAGATGTCAGCCAGGCGGTTAACATTCTCGATGGAGATTTCGTGATTGGCATCTGGGCTTCGGCCAGCCGGCGAGCAACCAGAACTTTATCAGCAAACGGATCGGGAGCGGTTGAGTCAGGTGATTGGGTTCAGGTTTCCCGCCTGGGCATGCCACTGACCAACGAGGCCGTCATTCCTGTCGGTATGAAAGATTACTGGAATTCGATTACCCCATACGATGAGATTACAGATACTATTTTGGACCAGTATTTCTACAATCCCGAGCTGGCCCTGTACATGGACGATGACCTGTTCGGAGCTGCCGTTCCCGCTTTTGCAGGTTTGAGGATCCAGCGGAGTTCACTTCAGTCATTTGACTTTGGAAATGGTCAGGACGGATTGTATGGATTAAAAGGAAGTGCAGCAGTAGCGGGTACTGCATTGGATGATGCTGTGTTTGGGACACTCTTACTCCCCGGACCGGGAATGCCCCGTTCGGTGGACTTATGGCCAATCTTCCACACAGGAGTACCCAACGTTAGCCCTTACCAGTTGGCGACCGGGAAAAACGGAAACCCTCTCGCTGCTGGTAAGCCTTTTATCAACAACTTTCTCCCGAATGGAGGAGACATGCTGAGACTCAACATGGCCACACCAATCACCGACAGGGACGATCCTGCGTTTAGCTCCCTGGGAATTGTACAAGCTGCCGTACTCGGGTTAACCGATCCGACTTATGCTTCCAATGCTGATATGGAATTCATTCCCAATATGGATGGTTTTCCAAATGGTAGAAGACTGGAAGATGATGTCACCCGGATAGAATTGCAAGCTGTTTCAGGAGTAGCCCTGGCGGCCATAGGCCTTTGGTATGATGATTACCAGGTTGCGGATACGACCCAGTCTCCGGTGACCAACCTCCTGCTCAATGTATTGAAGTATTCCACCGGAGTGGAAACCAACGACCTTGAATTCAAATCAACCTTCCCTTACGTGGCAGAACCATGGAGAGGTACTGAAGTTGAAGAACAAGGCACTTATTAA
- a CDS encoding EamA family transporter → MHWIFPAIMTAVFFGAYNVFIKLASGHINQIVGAVILQVVAALLGGLILLILKTTDQPLEISQKGINYALLAGVFVGLAEITSFYVFSKGISASVGIPIIIGGSVLVGAILGLTFLKESLGPVQYFAIALIVTGVVLLSVR, encoded by the coding sequence ATGCACTGGATCTTTCCCGCTATCATGACGGCCGTCTTTTTCGGCGCTTATAATGTTTTCATAAAACTTGCTTCAGGTCACATCAACCAGATCGTCGGGGCGGTAATCCTACAGGTGGTGGCGGCTCTTTTGGGAGGCCTCATTTTATTGATCCTGAAAACAACCGATCAGCCTTTGGAGATTTCGCAAAAAGGCATCAATTATGCGTTGCTGGCGGGTGTATTTGTCGGACTGGCAGAAATTACCTCCTTTTATGTGTTCTCTAAAGGTATTTCTGCTTCGGTGGGCATTCCAATTATTATTGGCGGGTCGGTATTGGTCGGCGCGATATTGGGGCTTACTTTCCTGAAAGAGTCCCTGGGGCCGGTACAATATTTTGCCATCGCCCTGATCGTTACGGGGGTGGTGCTGCTTTCAGTAAGATGA
- a CDS encoding GNAT family N-acetyltransferase yields MDQLTIRKARNSDFEPVYQFVCALEEQVFDKVKQEKIFKENIENPNNIYLIATLGQESVGFLSCHAQNLMHHGGLVGEIQEMYVVPEHRSLGLGQKLLDFLKELARSKKIIQLEVTSNVKRKKAHEFYRNTGFVATHRKFVCPLPPPFFVPAP; encoded by the coding sequence ATGGATCAACTGACCATAAGAAAGGCGAGAAATTCCGATTTCGAACCGGTTTATCAATTCGTTTGTGCCCTGGAAGAGCAGGTATTTGATAAAGTGAAACAGGAAAAAATATTTAAGGAAAATATTGAAAACCCGAACAATATTTACCTCATTGCCACCCTGGGACAGGAATCGGTTGGCTTTTTAAGCTGCCATGCGCAAAACCTGATGCACCATGGCGGCCTGGTAGGGGAGATACAAGAGATGTATGTCGTGCCTGAACACCGCAGCCTCGGATTAGGACAAAAACTGCTCGACTTCCTCAAGGAACTGGCCCGGTCAAAAAAGATCATTCAACTCGAAGTGACTTCCAATGTGAAGCGAAAAAAAGCCCATGAATTTTACCGGAATACAGGTTTTGTGGCTACGCACAGAAAATTTGTGTGTCCCCTGCCTCCTCCGTTTTTTGTGCCAGCACCCTAG
- a CDS encoding beta galactosidase jelly roll domain-containing protein, with product MFKKCSVSLLGFGLLLVLATSCRPPGEKGNLSVNALFTDHMVLQQQTEVSFWGSYAPKGEVRVSGSWGKETTAIADDKGSWKLNLTTPEAGGPFTVDIVTRDTTIAIKDVMIGEVWLASGQSNMEMPLSGWPPNDTILNSAAEIQQADFPGIRMFTVTRNCLPEPTLDIVGTWEVASPETVGAFSASAYFFAKRLHRELNVPVGIIHSSWGGTPAEAWTSQEKLKTLGDFDEAMAEMNDPAPRNITKAWFDRWETLEIPQTEEEWNSANFRDSGVEASGFDDAGWPVVELPGAFDNLKTGTFDGIAWFRKKINVTDVSSDYTLRIGAIDDMDVTYVNGQQIGEMMGSGKWNVARTYTIPKSVLTEGENTIAIRVVDTGGGGSFTGPFEMTNASGKTVSLEGSWKFLPRAEIFENLFYLYDYPTFDLAQRPEIHTFNASLPTVLYNGMISPLIPYTIKGAIWYQGEANVGRAEQYKKLFPAMITDWRERWGSEFPFYFVQIAPYRYNGSPDASQDVSQLLRDAQRDALKTPRTGMVVTMDIGNFANIHPANKPDVGARLAGLALANDYGKDLVASGPLFKSLEISGNSLILDFDHKGSGLMTHSDLTGFEIAGADKNFVPAEAKIFGDKIQVAASTVSEPLYARYAWRDNGVATLFNKEGLPASSFTTEE from the coding sequence ATGTTTAAAAAATGTTCGGTTAGCCTCCTTGGTTTTGGGCTTTTGCTGGTGTTGGCCACTTCATGCCGCCCCCCCGGGGAAAAAGGGAATTTGTCGGTCAATGCCCTTTTTACGGATCACATGGTTCTTCAGCAACAGACAGAAGTGTCTTTTTGGGGAAGTTATGCACCAAAAGGGGAAGTTCGGGTTTCCGGCAGTTGGGGGAAAGAAACCACTGCCATTGCTGACGATAAAGGAAGTTGGAAACTTAACCTTACCACCCCGGAAGCAGGAGGGCCTTTTACGGTTGATATTGTTACCCGTGACACGACTATTGCAATAAAGGATGTTATGATCGGGGAAGTATGGCTGGCTTCGGGGCAATCCAATATGGAAATGCCGTTATCCGGATGGCCTCCAAATGATACCATTCTGAATTCGGCAGCTGAAATTCAGCAGGCTGATTTTCCCGGTATAAGGATGTTTACCGTAACCCGAAACTGTTTGCCCGAACCGACCTTGGATATTGTCGGGACATGGGAAGTAGCTTCGCCAGAAACCGTAGGGGCCTTTAGCGCCTCCGCTTACTTTTTTGCCAAACGGCTCCATCGGGAACTCAATGTGCCTGTAGGCATCATCCACTCCAGTTGGGGCGGCACTCCTGCGGAGGCCTGGACGAGTCAGGAAAAATTGAAAACCCTGGGGGATTTTGATGAAGCCATGGCTGAAATGAATGATCCTGCGCCCAGGAATATTACCAAAGCATGGTTTGATCGCTGGGAGACGCTTGAGATTCCCCAGACCGAGGAGGAGTGGAATTCTGCCAATTTCAGGGATAGCGGGGTGGAAGCCTCTGGTTTTGATGATGCCGGCTGGCCGGTTGTTGAATTGCCGGGAGCCTTTGATAACCTTAAAACCGGCACATTTGACGGCATTGCCTGGTTCAGGAAAAAGATAAACGTAACAGATGTAAGTTCGGACTATACCTTACGTATCGGGGCCATTGATGACATGGATGTGACTTATGTCAACGGGCAGCAAATTGGGGAAATGATGGGCAGCGGTAAGTGGAATGTGGCAAGAACTTATACCATCCCCAAATCGGTACTGACGGAAGGCGAAAATACCATTGCCATCCGGGTGGTGGATACCGGCGGCGGCGGATCATTCACCGGGCCGTTTGAGATGACCAATGCCTCAGGAAAAACCGTAAGCCTTGAAGGCAGCTGGAAGTTTTTACCACGGGCAGAAATATTCGAAAACCTTTTTTACCTGTATGACTACCCTACCTTTGACCTTGCGCAGCGCCCTGAAATTCATACATTTAATGCAAGCCTTCCCACGGTTTTATATAATGGGATGATCAGCCCGTTGATTCCTTATACCATCAAAGGAGCGATCTGGTACCAGGGCGAAGCCAATGTAGGCCGTGCGGAACAATACAAAAAGCTCTTCCCGGCGATGATCACCGACTGGCGTGAACGTTGGGGCAGCGAATTTCCATTTTACTTTGTTCAGATTGCGCCATATCGGTATAATGGTTCGCCGGATGCCAGCCAGGATGTCAGTCAACTGCTCAGAGATGCTCAAAGGGATGCTTTGAAAACGCCCAGAACGGGCATGGTAGTAACCATGGACATCGGGAATTTTGCCAATATACATCCGGCCAACAAACCTGATGTGGGTGCCCGATTGGCCGGGTTGGCCCTCGCCAATGACTATGGAAAGGATCTGGTGGCTTCCGGGCCTTTATTTAAGTCCCTGGAAATTTCAGGTAACAGCCTGATCCTGGATTTTGATCATAAAGGCAGTGGCCTGATGACTCACAGTGACCTGACAGGCTTTGAGATTGCAGGTGCGGATAAAAATTTTGTTCCGGCGGAAGCCAAAATTTTTGGCGACAAGATACAGGTTGCTGCTTCGACAGTTTCCGAACCTCTTTATGCCCGCTATGCCTGGCGTGATAACGGGGTGGCGACCCTTTTTAATAAGGAAGGATTACCAGCCTCTTCGTTTACCACGGAGGAGTAA
- a CDS encoding alpha-glucosidase, translating into MELINYLKGFAGLFFLLIIFGSCTQQSQTVTETNKQDRIWWKEAVIYQIYPRSFKDTNGDGVGDLGGIIEKLDYIKSLGVDIVWLNPIYSSPNDDNGYDISNYRAIMDEFGTMEDFDAMLQGMHDRGLKFVMDVVVNHSSDEHEWFKQSRSSRDNPYRDYYHWWPAEKGKPNYRWSYFDENGDAWRYDSLTDAYYLHYFSRKQPDLNWENPKVRQEVYDIMKFWAEKGVDGFRLDAFQFVAKDTTFPALPQGYEKDVRNVIKYYGMGPNLHDYLKEMNREVLSKYDVFAVSEGAGSTFEDAHDLVDSDRNELQMAYHFEGVDLANRMEGFTLMEFKDLFSRWDSAFARNGWQSIFLANHDNARMVNRYVSNKPEFRAAASKMLNTFILSMRGTPYCYYGDELGMTNIGFDKIEDYKDIAALNGYKKVVHEGGDIDLFMKKLKYFSRDNGRTPMQWDASENAGFSTAAPWLTVNPNYVKLNVVYQEQDPNSCLNYFRKMVKLRKENPILIYGTYQLLQREHPQIYAYTRTLDNQKVLILLNFSQENASIELEEAGLAGDLLINNYESLERNGKTISLQPCQAVIFSMQ; encoded by the coding sequence ATGGAATTAATTAACTATTTGAAAGGCTTCGCCGGTTTGTTTTTCCTGCTCATTATTTTCGGAAGTTGTACACAACAATCGCAGACCGTGACTGAAACAAATAAACAGGACCGAATTTGGTGGAAAGAAGCGGTTATTTATCAGATTTATCCCCGCAGTTTTAAGGATACAAATGGAGATGGAGTGGGAGATCTGGGGGGAATCATCGAAAAACTGGATTACATCAAAAGCCTTGGGGTGGATATAGTTTGGCTCAATCCTATTTATAGCTCACCTAATGATGACAATGGTTACGACATCAGTAATTACAGGGCCATTATGGATGAATTTGGAACCATGGAGGATTTTGATGCGATGCTTCAGGGCATGCACGACCGGGGCCTTAAATTCGTCATGGATGTGGTGGTCAATCACAGTAGTGATGAACATGAATGGTTCAAGCAATCGAGAAGCTCAAGGGATAATCCTTACCGCGATTATTACCACTGGTGGCCCGCTGAAAAAGGAAAGCCCAACTACCGTTGGAGTTATTTTGATGAAAATGGAGATGCCTGGCGGTACGATTCCCTGACCGATGCTTATTACCTGCACTATTTTTCAAGGAAACAGCCGGATCTCAACTGGGAGAATCCAAAGGTAAGGCAGGAAGTTTACGACATAATGAAATTCTGGGCCGAAAAAGGGGTGGACGGGTTCCGTCTCGATGCTTTCCAGTTTGTGGCTAAAGACACTACATTCCCTGCATTGCCGCAAGGATATGAAAAGGATGTAAGGAATGTCATCAAATATTACGGCATGGGGCCGAATTTGCATGATTACCTTAAGGAAATGAATCGTGAGGTTTTGAGCAAATATGACGTATTCGCTGTATCGGAAGGTGCGGGCAGTACTTTTGAAGATGCGCATGACCTCGTTGATTCCGACAGGAATGAGTTGCAAATGGCTTATCATTTTGAGGGCGTTGATCTGGCCAACAGGATGGAAGGTTTTACCTTGATGGAATTTAAAGACCTGTTTTCCCGGTGGGATAGTGCCTTTGCCCGGAACGGCTGGCAATCCATTTTTCTGGCCAATCACGATAATGCGAGAATGGTAAACAGGTACGTCAGCAACAAGCCTGAATTCAGGGCTGCTGCTTCCAAAATGCTCAATACGTTCATTCTGAGCATGAGAGGGACACCCTATTGTTATTATGGCGATGAACTTGGGATGACCAATATCGGGTTCGATAAAATTGAAGATTATAAGGATATCGCGGCCCTGAATGGATACAAAAAGGTGGTTCATGAAGGTGGCGATATCGATCTCTTTATGAAAAAACTGAAATATTTTTCCCGCGATAACGGCCGCACTCCCATGCAATGGGACGCTTCCGAAAATGCAGGTTTTTCAACGGCTGCCCCCTGGCTGACCGTTAACCCGAACTACGTTAAATTAAACGTCGTTTATCAGGAACAGGATCCCAATAGCTGCCTGAATTATTTTAGGAAAATGGTTAAACTCAGAAAGGAAAACCCTATACTGATCTATGGTACTTATCAATTGTTGCAACGCGAACATCCTCAGATTTATGCCTATACGAGGACCTTGGACAACCAAAAAGTATTGATCCTGCTGAATTTTTCACAGGAAAATGCAAGTATTGAACTCGAAGAAGCCGGTTTGGCCGGGGACCTGCTGATCAATAATTATGAATCTCTGGAGCGCAACGGAAAAACCATTTCATTGCAACCCTGCCAGGCGGTTATTTTTTCAATGCAATAA
- a CDS encoding ABC transporter permease subunit → MKSLNTLIKIELFKIFKKGRTYIGFGAIFLIIVAIQAGIYFEGQNLFDFIMQQLDQNFQFEGNLINGYLITYLVLNTLWIHVPILVALVAGDLIAGEANSGTFRLILTRPISRTKLLIAKFLAGWTYTLLLILFMILIGMGGGILIFGKGDLMVFKESINFFSANELPWRFFAAFAHGTLSMTVVAALAFMLSSFSDNSIGPIIGSVAIIIGITIISTIGFSLMKPVNPWLFTTYLPGWQAFFEFELDKAKILRSISVQMAYLVIFLGIALYHFRRKDILS, encoded by the coding sequence ATGAAATCATTGAATACACTCATAAAGATCGAACTGTTTAAGATTTTCAAAAAGGGAAGGACTTATATCGGTTTCGGGGCCATTTTCCTGATCATCGTTGCCATCCAGGCGGGCATTTATTTCGAAGGGCAAAACCTGTTCGATTTCATCATGCAGCAGCTCGACCAAAATTTCCAGTTTGAAGGAAACCTGATCAATGGCTACCTCATCACCTACCTGGTCCTGAATACGCTGTGGATTCATGTGCCCATCCTGGTGGCCCTCGTGGCAGGCGACCTCATTGCAGGAGAAGCCAACAGCGGAACCTTCCGGCTCATCCTGACCCGGCCGATCAGCAGGACCAAATTGCTCATCGCCAAATTCCTGGCAGGCTGGACTTATACCCTTTTGCTCATCTTGTTTATGATCCTGATCGGAATGGGAGGGGGCATTCTCATTTTCGGAAAAGGAGACCTGATGGTGTTTAAAGAATCCATCAACTTTTTCTCCGCCAATGAACTGCCGTGGCGCTTTTTTGCCGCTTTTGCTCACGGCACCCTGAGCATGACGGTAGTGGCGGCGCTGGCCTTTATGTTGTCTTCTTTTTCCGACAATTCCATTGGACCCATCATCGGATCGGTGGCCATCATCATCGGGATCACCATCATCAGTACCATAGGTTTTAGCTTGATGAAACCGGTGAACCCGTGGCTGTTTACCACCTATCTGCCCGGCTGGCAGGCGTTTTTTGAATTTGAACTGGATAAAGCCAAAATATTGCGGTCGATTTCCGTGCAAATGGCCTACCTGGTGATTTTCCTGGGCATTGCCTTATATCATTTCAGAAGGAAGGATATTTTGAGTTAA
- a CDS encoding anti-sigma factor, whose product MDIKAYISSGILEEYVLGAASEQERREVECMSHIYPEIKEELSRLQQTIESFAMINAVDPPTSLKAGILEAIDDEAQIKPGDAAAVIPMERADATPETARIIPMYMKLALAASVALLLVFGGLWLTNNNKYQQQIAAAEDQNQNLRDQMATLQTETEARAYTNSLLASSDTRIVEMPGTDNSPDSKVRVYWNTVTREVLLKVDQLPPPEADKQYQLWAIVNGEPQDMGVFEIDAASDQVQLMSAQVENAQAFAITLEKKGGSPTPTLSAMYVLGNV is encoded by the coding sequence TTGGATATAAAAGCATACATATCGTCAGGTATTTTAGAGGAATACGTCCTCGGCGCGGCTTCTGAGCAGGAACGCCGGGAAGTGGAATGTATGTCCCATATCTATCCTGAAATCAAGGAAGAGCTTTCGCGCCTTCAGCAAACGATAGAATCTTTTGCCATGATCAATGCAGTGGATCCGCCCACGTCACTCAAGGCCGGTATTCTGGAAGCTATTGACGATGAAGCGCAAATAAAACCGGGAGATGCCGCCGCCGTTATTCCTATGGAAAGAGCAGATGCCACTCCCGAAACCGCCAGGATTATTCCAATGTACATGAAGCTGGCCCTTGCCGCTTCAGTAGCCCTGCTCCTTGTTTTCGGGGGGCTTTGGCTGACCAACAATAATAAATACCAGCAACAGATCGCGGCCGCTGAGGACCAAAATCAAAACCTCCGGGATCAGATGGCCACCCTGCAGACTGAAACGGAAGCCAGGGCATACACCAACAGTCTTTTGGCCAGTTCCGATACCCGGATCGTCGAAATGCCCGGGACCGATAACAGTCCCGATTCCAAAGTTCGTGTTTATTGGAATACGGTTACCCGTGAGGTGCTGCTCAAGGTGGACCAGTTGCCTCCCCCTGAAGCCGACAAACAATACCAGCTTTGGGCCATTGTCAATGGTGAACCCCAGGATATGGGAGTCTTTGAGATCGATGCGGCGTCCGATCAGGTTCAGTTGATGTCTGCCCAGGTTGAAAATGCGCAGGCTTTCGCCATCACCCTGGAAAAGAAGGGCGGTAGTCCGACTCCAACGCTTTCCGCTATGTACGTATTGGGGAATGTCTGA
- a CDS encoding RNA polymerase sigma factor, translated as MDQLVTRIKAGDKSAFAELYDKYAPALYGVVSKIVRSEEIGRDVMQDAFVKIWKHIHSFNPEKGSIFTWMLNISRNTAIDKLRKLKKEGIVEIPNPDSDVGIGKAQQTSIKINNIGLRELVEKLPPEQKLMVDYIYFNGYTQQEVAEALGIPLGTVKTRIRTAVLALRKVFTVILFWI; from the coding sequence ATCGACCAATTGGTTACCCGGATAAAAGCGGGTGATAAATCTGCCTTTGCGGAATTGTACGATAAGTATGCCCCGGCATTGTATGGTGTCGTGTCAAAAATTGTGAGGTCAGAAGAAATTGGCCGGGATGTGATGCAGGACGCCTTTGTCAAAATATGGAAACATATCCATTCGTTCAACCCTGAAAAGGGATCCATTTTTACCTGGATGCTGAATATTTCCCGCAATACGGCCATTGATAAATTAAGGAAATTAAAAAAAGAAGGTATAGTCGAAATCCCAAACCCGGATTCTGACGTAGGTATTGGGAAAGCCCAACAAACATCGATAAAAATCAACAATATAGGACTCAGGGAATTGGTTGAAAAATTACCGCCGGAGCAAAAGCTCATGGTAGATTATATCTATTTCAACGGGTACACCCAGCAGGAGGTAGCCGAAGCATTGGGTATTCCCCTGGGCACTGTGAAAACAAGAATTAGAACCGCCGTTTTGGCATTGAGAAAGGTATTTACCGTTATTTTATTTTGGATATAA